The following proteins come from a genomic window of Paenibacillus spongiae:
- a CDS encoding MFS transporter, with amino-acid sequence MEKTKKGFGMAGPAKLRTQSTNDQSSKKKAGGGAKWREYIALASVPLVLVLGNSMLVPILPEMERRMGISGFQASMVITLFSVAAGIVIPISGYLSDRFSRKAVILPSLALYGIAGIAAGIGALMNSYSLLIASRALQGIGAAGTSPIAMALVGDKYKDGAESEALGLIEASNGAGKVISPIIGSLLALIVWYAPLFAFPVFCAGSFFAMVFLIKEPEKEKQNTSVKQYVADIVKLFREKGRWLISSFLAGSLGLFILFGVLFRLSDVLEKAPYNIDGVAKGGVLAIPLLGLVVTAYMTGRHIKNNGVLMRRLMVIGLALMGASLVAAALLYRNLYALIGFVTLSSVGTGLLLPCLNTLITGAVDRAHRGMITSLYSSLRFFGVAFGPPLFGWLAGRSDMLLYFVVAGLSFAALALVALFVHPPKKAGDTG; translated from the coding sequence ATGGAAAAAACGAAAAAAGGCTTCGGAATGGCGGGGCCCGCCAAGCTCCGGACGCAAAGCACGAATGATCAATCAAGCAAGAAGAAAGCAGGGGGCGGCGCAAAATGGCGTGAATACATCGCGCTCGCAAGCGTACCGCTTGTCCTCGTGCTGGGCAATTCCATGCTTGTGCCCATTCTGCCGGAAATGGAGCGCAGGATGGGCATCTCCGGGTTTCAGGCGAGCATGGTAATCACCCTGTTCTCGGTCGCAGCGGGAATCGTGATCCCCATTTCCGGATATTTGTCGGACCGCTTCTCGCGGAAGGCGGTCATACTGCCTTCCCTCGCTTTGTACGGAATTGCCGGAATCGCGGCGGGTATAGGCGCACTTATGAACTCCTATAGCCTTCTGATCGCATCGCGCGCCCTCCAAGGTATCGGTGCCGCCGGTACGTCGCCGATTGCAATGGCTTTGGTCGGCGACAAGTATAAGGACGGCGCCGAGAGCGAAGCACTCGGTCTGATCGAGGCGTCGAACGGCGCCGGCAAGGTAATTAGCCCGATTATCGGATCACTGCTTGCCTTGATTGTCTGGTACGCGCCTTTGTTTGCTTTTCCCGTCTTCTGTGCCGGTTCCTTCTTCGCGATGGTGTTTCTAATCAAAGAACCGGAGAAGGAGAAGCAGAACACGTCCGTTAAGCAATATGTCGCCGATATCGTCAAGCTGTTTCGGGAGAAAGGCCGATGGCTGATCTCTTCATTTTTGGCCGGCTCCCTTGGATTGTTCATTCTCTTCGGCGTCTTGTTCCGACTGTCCGACGTCTTGGAGAAGGCGCCTTATAACATTGACGGCGTAGCCAAGGGAGGCGTTCTCGCCATCCCGTTATTGGGCTTGGTCGTTACAGCATACATGACGGGCCGACATATTAAGAACAACGGCGTCTTGATGCGCCGCCTTATGGTCATTGGACTGGCCTTGATGGGCGCCTCCCTCGTAGCCGCGGCACTCCTCTACCGAAATTTGTACGCGCTCATCGGATTTGTCACCTTGAGCAGCGTGGGTACAGGCCTGCTGCTGCCTTGCTTGAATACACTCATCACCGGTGCAGTCGACCGCGCGCATCGCGGCATGATTACATCGCTGTACAGCAGCCTGCGTTTTTTCGGCGTCGCTTTCGGCCCGCCTCTGTTCGGTTGGCTCGCGGGTCGTTCCGATATGCTGCTCTACTTTGTCGTAGCCGGACTTTCTTTCGCAGCGCTCGCGCTTGTCGCCCTGTTCGTGCATCCGCCGAAGAAAGCCGGGGACACGGGCTGA
- a CDS encoding DNA polymerase IV, whose protein sequence is MSKQTNKSKGRVIIHLDMNAFYCSVHEAEEPEAYRGKPTAVAGSVELRKGIIVTSSYAARQKGVKTGMTVRQGMRICPELILIRPDFELYRKYSRGFMSVARQYTPQVEATSIDECYLDITGSSAFGEPLEIAHTIQQRIQNEWNLPCSIGVAPNKLLAKMASDMQKPSGFTVLRIRDVPRLLWNKPCDTLFGIGSKTADKLRRLNIRTIGELAAAEEAMLTKHFGVAGSWMKAAAHGIDHSPVQSNRERNKSIGHTTTLPQDVTERAEAHRILLNLSDQTARRMRRQKLVTRVVQIVIRKPDMSTINRSITLDVPTDATSDIHHEAVKLFDKYWKEGEPVRLLGITLQGLTLRDETAVQLDLFSYEEQPRKDALTKTMDKLRDKYGENAVLTAGMLGDDPSALIRNKRLRGTSLQTDEHMLHDDEQ, encoded by the coding sequence ATGAGTAAGCAGACAAACAAATCCAAAGGACGGGTTATCATTCATCTGGATATGAATGCATTCTATTGTTCTGTCCATGAGGCGGAGGAGCCGGAAGCATATCGGGGAAAACCGACGGCTGTTGCGGGCAGCGTCGAGCTTCGGAAGGGGATTATCGTTACATCGTCGTATGCAGCTCGCCAAAAAGGTGTTAAAACCGGCATGACCGTACGTCAAGGAATGCGCATCTGCCCGGAGCTCATTCTGATCCGTCCGGATTTCGAGCTGTACCGGAAATATTCGCGCGGGTTCATGTCCGTGGCCCGTCAGTATACCCCCCAGGTGGAGGCCACCTCGATCGATGAATGCTACCTGGACATTACAGGATCCTCGGCCTTCGGGGAACCGCTGGAAATTGCGCATACGATTCAGCAGCGGATCCAGAATGAATGGAATCTTCCATGCTCCATAGGCGTTGCGCCGAACAAGCTTCTTGCGAAGATGGCCTCGGATATGCAGAAGCCCAGCGGGTTCACCGTGCTTCGCATCCGGGATGTGCCGCGGTTGTTATGGAATAAACCATGCGATACGTTATTCGGCATCGGGTCGAAAACGGCCGATAAGCTGAGACGGCTCAATATCCGCACGATCGGGGAGCTTGCGGCGGCTGAAGAGGCAATGCTGACCAAGCACTTTGGCGTAGCGGGATCCTGGATGAAGGCCGCCGCGCACGGCATCGATCATTCTCCGGTTCAGTCTAACCGCGAGCGCAATAAATCAATCGGACATACGACAACGCTCCCCCAGGATGTGACCGAACGAGCCGAAGCGCATCGCATCTTATTGAATTTATCGGATCAGACGGCCAGACGGATGCGCAGGCAGAAGCTGGTCACCCGTGTCGTGCAGATCGTCATACGCAAGCCGGACATGTCGACGATCAACCGTTCGATCACGCTGGATGTGCCGACGGATGCGACAAGCGATATTCATCATGAAGCGGTTAAGCTGTTCGATAAGTATTGGAAGGAGGGCGAGCCGGTCCGGCTGCTGGGCATTACGCTGCAGGGCTTGACGCTGCGCGACGAAACGGCCGTACAGCTTGACCTATTCAGCTACGAGGAGCAGCCGCGCAAGGATGCGCTGACGAAGACGATGGATAAATTACGGGACAAGTACGGCGAGAACGCCGTACTGACTGCAGGGATGCTCGGCGACGATCCGTCCGCGCTTATCCGCAATAAACGGCTGCGCGGGACTTCTCTGCAAACGGATGAGCATATGCTGCATGACGATGAACAATAG
- a CDS encoding stalk domain-containing protein — protein sequence MSICCMTMNNSWVQPHSWRCQLNEDKAPYVKQERLFLQVRFFSEEIGLDVQWLSGIRAVLLRDKIITSVERSSTSGAG from the coding sequence ATGAGCATATGCTGCATGACGATGAACAATAGTTGGGTACAGCCCCATTCTTGGCGTTGCCAATTAAATGAAGATAAGGCTCCGTACGTGAAACAGGAGCGGCTATTCCTGCAAGTACGTTTCTTCTCGGAAGAGATCGGATTGGATGTACAGTGGCTTTCCGGTATTCGGGCCGTACTGCTGCGCGATAAAATCATTACATCAGTTGAGCGAAGCTCAACAAGTGGAGCGGGATGA
- a CDS encoding M67 family metallopeptidase, which translates to MLDNDQNNANHLLLLRAEIDEPAYRKLIRICTDALPDEACGVLASSHSDSLSHGAVRIDTVYPIRNAAQEKAHVFSFEPREWIGAYFSMLKNRQTLVGFYHSHPLAPPVPSSADIAGIRYSTAMTYWIVSLADPDQPHIQAYQVSGNSFVPLMFAQVSV; encoded by the coding sequence ATGCTGGATAATGATCAGAATAATGCTAATCACCTGCTTCTTCTTCGTGCCGAGATCGATGAACCTGCATATCGCAAGCTTATTCGAATCTGTACAGACGCCCTGCCGGATGAAGCATGCGGGGTATTGGCAAGCAGCCATTCCGACTCCCTCTCTCATGGCGCTGTCCGGATCGATACCGTCTATCCCATTCGCAACGCGGCACAAGAGAAAGCGCATGTCTTCTCGTTCGAGCCACGGGAATGGATCGGCGCTTATTTCTCCATGCTGAAAAACCGACAAACGCTTGTCGGTTTTTATCATTCCCATCCTTTAGCACCGCCTGTACCGTCCTCTGCCGATATAGCCGGCATCCGGTATTCCACCGCAATGACTTATTGGATCGTATCGCTGGCAGACCCGGATCAGCCCCATATTCAGGCTTACCAAGTAAGCGGCAATTCGTTTGTCCCGCTAATGTTTGCTCAGGTAAGCGTATAG
- a CDS encoding DUF294 nucleotidyltransferase-like domain-containing protein, translating into MSDPVYTHLLALIGTAGDLKTLRGLRDQIQRQMEARLTERPVEQLYFNLNGMHDALIGRVIVLAEAEMARSGNGPPPVPYAYLLFGSGGREEQTLSSDQDSGLLYGDPKDESEKEAVSAYFESFAVIVVDLIKQLGYPPCDGGVMSTNSEWRLSLSEWKAKLNGWFEDPDWERVRYLLIVADGRCVYGDPMLMRSFQDFFFSDMLQNPVIVKHMRSNTMRHKVLIGVFGQLLREEYGQDAGSLDIKYGAYIPMVNAVRMMALQSGIRESSTLERISGLVRNEKLSAGEGAEIAEAFRLFLRLRLMTTERSVDGLLSNNGKLAGGRMSKELIDELKSGLRIGKRLERRVNK; encoded by the coding sequence ATGAGCGATCCGGTCTACACGCACCTGCTGGCACTGATCGGCACCGCCGGTGATCTGAAGACGCTGCGCGGCTTGCGGGATCAAATCCAGAGACAAATGGAAGCTCGGCTCACCGAACGCCCTGTCGAACAATTATATTTCAATCTGAATGGAATGCATGATGCGCTGATCGGGCGTGTCATCGTTCTTGCAGAAGCGGAGATGGCACGGTCGGGGAACGGTCCCCCACCCGTGCCATATGCATATCTATTGTTCGGCAGCGGAGGCAGGGAAGAGCAGACTTTATCGAGCGACCAGGATAGCGGACTACTCTATGGAGACCCGAAGGATGAGTCGGAGAAAGAAGCGGTATCGGCCTATTTCGAATCTTTCGCCGTTATTGTTGTCGACCTGATAAAGCAGTTGGGCTATCCGCCCTGCGATGGGGGCGTTATGAGTACGAATTCGGAGTGGAGGCTGTCCCTGTCAGAGTGGAAGGCGAAGTTAAACGGCTGGTTCGAGGATCCCGATTGGGAGCGCGTTCGTTATTTATTGATTGTGGCCGACGGACGCTGCGTCTATGGCGATCCGATGCTGATGAGATCGTTCCAGGATTTTTTTTTCTCCGATATGCTTCAGAATCCTGTTATCGTCAAGCATATGCGCAGCAATACGATGCGGCATAAAGTGCTGATCGGGGTGTTCGGCCAGCTGTTGAGAGAGGAATATGGACAAGATGCCGGCAGCCTGGACATTAAATACGGCGCCTATATTCCGATGGTGAATGCCGTTAGGATGATGGCCTTGCAATCGGGTATTCGAGAGTCGTCGACACTGGAGCGGATTAGCGGCTTGGTTCGCAATGAAAAGCTGTCAGCCGGTGAAGGGGCAGAGATTGCCGAAGCCTTCCGATTGTTCTTGAGGCTTCGTCTCATGACAACTGAGCGTTCGGTTGACGGCTTGCTGTCGAACAACGGCAAGCTGGCCGGCGGCAGGATGAGCAAAGAGCTGATCGATGAGCTGAAGAGCGGCTTGCGGATTGGAAAAAGACTGGAGCGGCGCGTGAATAAATAA
- a CDS encoding exonuclease domain-containing protein, whose amino-acid sequence MKQQRGVGRMWHLYKMGGITPAVASMLGAQNAQQMAFIRSMSKEQRKQPVMDQPLREMEVVVFDLETTGFYPLNGDEILSVGAVVLKGEELQESRSFYSLVNPKRRVPKHITDLTGITNEMAENGSELMQVLHDFMEFIDRRMLIAHASGHDKQFLNAALWRTSKINLTHRVLDTMMVAKWLDPNRDNGYGLDELLTGAGIEITKRHHALEDSIMTAKLWLHYLKKIMERNIVTLGDLYAYLSKH is encoded by the coding sequence ATGAAGCAGCAAAGAGGCGTCGGTCGGATGTGGCATCTATACAAGATGGGCGGTATAACGCCGGCTGTTGCATCGATGCTAGGAGCGCAGAACGCTCAGCAGATGGCGTTTATCCGGTCCATGTCGAAGGAACAGCGCAAGCAACCCGTCATGGATCAACCGCTGCGCGAGATGGAGGTCGTCGTGTTCGATCTGGAGACGACAGGCTTCTATCCGCTGAATGGCGATGAAATTCTGTCGGTAGGCGCGGTTGTGTTGAAGGGGGAAGAGCTTCAAGAAAGCCGCAGCTTCTATAGTCTTGTAAATCCGAAACGGCGCGTGCCCAAGCATATTACCGACTTGACCGGAATTACGAATGAAATGGCGGAGAATGGATCGGAGCTGATGCAGGTGCTCCATGACTTCATGGAATTTATCGACAGGCGTATGCTGATCGCACACGCCAGCGGCCATGACAAGCAGTTTCTTAACGCTGCGCTATGGCGCACATCGAAGATCAACTTGACTCATCGTGTCCTCGATACGATGATGGTCGCCAAGTGGCTGGATCCCAATCGTGATAATGGATATGGCTTGGACGAGCTGCTGACGGGTGCCGGCATCGAGATTACGAAGCGCCATCATGCGCTGGAGGACTCAATCATGACGGCGAAGCTCTGGCTGCATTATTTGAAGAAGATAATGGAGCGTAACATTGTGACCCTGGGCGATCTATACGCTTACCTGAGCAAACATTAG
- a CDS encoding TlpA family protein disulfide reductase, protein MKRTLVLLGVILVLALAAVYQNKGKSDEAITASTEMKPKPGFVAPTLNLPDLDDQKVPVAGKRDQLLLINFWASWCGPCELEAPDLQELSEEYKADMVLLGINATSYDKERQAREFVEEYKFTFPILMDRDGKATDLYKITTFPTSLLVDRDGIVRERVVGVISKKEWQSKIEKWIKVQK, encoded by the coding sequence GTGAAACGCACACTCGTATTGTTGGGGGTCATCCTTGTATTGGCATTGGCGGCGGTCTATCAGAATAAAGGGAAGTCTGACGAAGCAATAACGGCATCCACCGAGATGAAGCCGAAGCCGGGCTTTGTCGCCCCGACGCTCAATCTCCCGGACTTGGACGACCAGAAGGTCCCCGTTGCCGGTAAACGGGATCAGCTGCTGCTTATAAACTTCTGGGCATCCTGGTGCGGCCCTTGCGAGCTCGAAGCACCGGATCTGCAGGAGCTGTCGGAGGAATATAAAGCAGACATGGTGCTGTTAGGCATCAACGCGACAAGCTATGATAAAGAACGGCAGGCAAGGGAGTTCGTCGAGGAGTACAAATTCACGTTCCCGATTCTGATGGATCGTGACGGCAAGGCAACGGATCTGTACAAGATAACGACCTTTCCGACAAGCTTGCTCGTCGACCGCGACGGCATCGTGCGCGAGAGGGTCGTAGGCGTTATTTCGAAGAAGGAATGGCAGAGTAAGATTGAGAAGTGGATTAAGGTCCAGAAGTGA
- the cimA gene encoding citramalate synthase: protein MTNIISIFDTTLRDGTQGEGISLSADDKLKIAQKLDALGVHYIEGGNPGSNSKDIEFFQRVKGLKLNAKITAFGSTRRKNSTAEQDSSLLRIVESGVPAATLVGKSWDFHVHTALQTTLEENLSMIYDSFAFLKRSGVEAIFDAEHFFDGYKHNPEYALAVLRQAQEAGADWIVLCDTNGGTLPTEIHEIISRVRAELTAPLGIHTHNDCELAVANTLAAVGAGVRQVQGTINGYGERCGNANLCSILPTLQLKMDYRCVSDEQLQALTGTARYISEIANVHMPVGQPYVGNAAFAHKGGIHVSAIMKDSKTYEHIRPELVGNKQRILVSELAGQSNIISKAQELGLDINANNEKTKAIMERIKELEHQGYQFEGADASLELLLRDAFGNVKDIFKLESFKMLVEKHNGHMNSEAIVKVNVDGQSVYTAAEGNGPVNALDNALRKALVQFYPKINDIHLSDYKVRVIDEKDATAGKVRVLIESTDFNNTWSTVGVSSNVIEASWEALVDSIRYALLGMTPVFSQDEPRERLGLVNH, encoded by the coding sequence ATGACGAACATAATTTCTATTTTTGACACGACGCTACGGGATGGGACGCAGGGCGAAGGAATCAGCCTCTCGGCCGACGATAAGCTAAAAATCGCCCAGAAGCTCGACGCTCTTGGCGTACATTATATTGAAGGCGGCAATCCAGGCAGCAACAGCAAGGACATCGAATTTTTTCAGCGTGTCAAAGGGCTGAAGCTCAATGCCAAGATCACGGCGTTCGGCAGCACAAGAAGAAAGAACAGTACCGCGGAGCAGGACTCCAGTCTTCTTCGAATCGTGGAATCCGGCGTTCCGGCCGCGACGCTGGTCGGGAAGTCATGGGACTTCCATGTCCATACCGCTCTTCAGACGACGCTCGAAGAGAATCTGTCGATGATCTACGATTCGTTCGCATTCCTGAAACGCAGCGGCGTTGAAGCCATCTTCGACGCGGAGCATTTCTTCGATGGCTATAAGCATAATCCCGAATACGCCCTTGCTGTGCTTCGTCAAGCGCAGGAAGCCGGCGCGGATTGGATCGTGCTCTGCGATACGAACGGCGGGACGCTCCCGACTGAAATTCATGAGATCATATCCCGCGTACGCGCCGAGCTTACCGCACCGCTGGGCATTCATACGCATAATGACTGCGAGCTTGCGGTTGCCAACACCCTCGCGGCTGTCGGAGCCGGCGTAAGACAGGTGCAGGGCACGATCAACGGCTACGGGGAGCGCTGCGGCAATGCTAATCTATGCTCGATTCTTCCGACGCTTCAATTAAAGATGGATTACCGCTGCGTCAGCGACGAACAGCTGCAAGCCCTCACCGGCACGGCCCGCTATATCAGCGAAATCGCCAATGTCCATATGCCGGTCGGACAACCATACGTGGGCAACGCCGCATTCGCCCATAAGGGCGGCATTCACGTATCGGCCATCATGAAGGACTCCAAGACATACGAGCATATTCGCCCCGAGCTTGTCGGGAACAAGCAGCGGATTCTCGTTTCCGAGCTTGCCGGCCAGAGCAACATCATCTCCAAGGCGCAGGAGCTTGGGCTCGATATTAACGCCAACAACGAGAAAACGAAGGCGATCATGGAACGGATCAAGGAGCTTGAGCATCAAGGCTATCAATTCGAAGGAGCAGATGCATCGCTAGAGCTGCTTCTAAGGGATGCCTTCGGGAATGTGAAAGATATTTTCAAGCTCGAGTCCTTTAAGATGTTAGTAGAGAAGCATAACGGCCATATGAATTCCGAGGCGATCGTGAAAGTGAATGTCGACGGACAATCCGTCTATACGGCCGCTGAGGGCAACGGTCCTGTCAATGCGCTGGACAATGCCCTGCGGAAGGCTCTTGTACAATTCTATCCAAAAATCAACGACATCCATCTATCCGACTATAAAGTCCGCGTCATTGACGAGAAGGATGCCACAGCCGGCAAAGTCCGCGTTCTCATTGAGTCGACAGACTTCAATAACACCTGGAGCACGGTCGGCGTATCGAGCAACGTCATCGAAGCAAGCTGGGAAGCGCTTGTCGACAGTATCCGCTATGCGCTGCTGGGCATGACACCGGTTTTCTCGCAAGATGAGCCGCGCGAACGGCTAGGACTTGTTAATCATTGA